One region of Nitrospirota bacterium genomic DNA includes:
- a CDS encoding ABC transporter substrate-binding protein: protein MIDRFVVRNILLPTLAIAATVFPSALHAASTEPPVKIRVGHFPNITHAQPLIAQTNGWFSKALQPDAVVEWKIFNAGPAVIQALFANELDLAYIGPGPATNGYVKSKGKLPIVIAGAADGGAALVVRPDAGIRSPADFRGRRIATPQIGSTQDIALRGWLKQHGLAPKEKGGEVTVVPFANPDQLTLFRQGQIDGAWAPEPWAARLIHEGGGTIFLDERELWKDLTGGKFSTTVLVAHSKFLQTHPELVRRWVAAHVELTTWINDHSDEAKSLVNEELKRITGKPLPPAVLDAAWARVRFTSDPIKASIAQSARWAFEQGHLGRKEPDLSGLVDTRWLPAEAPASQPKK from the coding sequence GTGATTGATCGTTTCGTCGTCCGAAACATCTTATTGCCCACATTGGCCATTGCGGCCACGGTCTTTCCGAGCGCGCTTCACGCCGCGTCCACCGAGCCGCCCGTCAAAATCCGGGTGGGACATTTCCCGAACATCACCCACGCCCAGCCGTTGATCGCCCAGACCAATGGGTGGTTCAGCAAAGCGCTGCAACCCGACGCCGTAGTGGAGTGGAAGATTTTCAACGCCGGTCCTGCGGTGATCCAGGCATTGTTTGCCAATGAGTTGGATCTTGCGTATATCGGACCCGGCCCCGCGACCAACGGCTACGTCAAATCCAAAGGCAAGCTCCCCATCGTGATCGCGGGCGCAGCCGACGGGGGCGCCGCGCTGGTCGTGCGGCCCGATGCGGGAATCCGTTCTCCGGCTGATTTTCGCGGAAGACGAATCGCCACCCCCCAGATCGGCAGCACGCAGGACATTGCGTTACGGGGGTGGCTCAAGCAACACGGTCTCGCCCCCAAAGAAAAAGGCGGCGAGGTCACCGTGGTGCCGTTCGCCAATCCCGATCAACTCACGCTCTTCCGACAGGGCCAGATCGACGGGGCCTGGGCCCCGGAGCCGTGGGCGGCGCGTCTTATCCACGAGGGTGGCGGAACGATCTTCCTCGATGAGCGCGAGCTGTGGAAAGACCTCACGGGCGGGAAGTTCTCGACCACGGTCCTGGTCGCTCACTCCAAATTTCTCCAAACACATCCGGAACTCGTGCGGCGATGGGTCGCGGCGCACGTGGAGCTCACGACCTGGATCAACGATCATTCCGACGAGGCCAAATCGCTCGTCAACGAGGAGCTCAAACGCATCACCGGCAAACCCCTGCCGCCGGCAGTGTTGGACGCGGCGTGGGCGCGGGTCAGATTCACGTCCGACCCGATCAAAGCATCGATCGCCCAATCCGCGCGATGGGCGTTCGAGCAAGGGCACTTGGGACGCAAGGAGCCCGATCTCTCCGGGCTCGTGGACACGCGCTGGCTGCCGGCAGAAGCACCGGCTTCTCAACCCAAGAAGTAA
- a CDS encoding NUDIX hydrolase: MGWDEIQRGVTFCAACGGRLAVQSPRPGERPRPVCTACGRVVYLDPKVAVGTIVSHDGGLVLLKRGIEPGYGKWVFPGGFVDRGETLEEAAARETREEVGLEVSTDGLLGAYSYREYPVVVVVYAARVTGGRLMAGDEALEAKTFAVNRLPWDDLAFASTRQALTDYVKNRTS; this comes from the coding sequence GTGGGGTGGGACGAGATTCAACGCGGGGTGACGTTCTGCGCGGCCTGCGGCGGCAGATTGGCGGTGCAGTCGCCCAGACCGGGTGAAAGGCCGCGTCCGGTCTGCACGGCGTGCGGGCGGGTCGTGTATCTGGATCCCAAGGTCGCGGTGGGAACCATCGTCTCCCACGACGGCGGACTGGTGTTGCTGAAACGCGGCATCGAACCCGGGTACGGCAAGTGGGTGTTCCCGGGCGGGTTCGTGGATCGCGGGGAGACCTTGGAAGAGGCGGCCGCACGGGAGACGCGGGAGGAAGTCGGGCTGGAAGTCAGCACCGACGGGTTGCTCGGCGCCTACTCGTACCGCGAATATCCGGTCGTGGTGGTCGTCTACGCCGCGCGCGTCACCGGAGGGCGCCTGATGGCGGGGGACGAAGCGTTGGAGGCCAAGACCTTTGCCGTGAATCGTCTACCGTGGGATGACTTAGCCTTTGCCAGCACCAGACAAGCCCTCACGGATTACGTGAAGAACCGGACATCGTAA
- a CDS encoding aldo/keto reductase → MRYRVLGKTGLSVSEIGFGGWSIGGRDYGPTYDRESVAAIQRALDLGVTFFDTADMYGDGRSERLFGEVLSGLAGKVAVATKGGYDVARGLVKDFSRKHLEAAVAASLKRLKVEIIDLYQLHNPSVDLLKGDELFAVVEDFQRRGLVRHYGVSVSDAESARLVMTRGTAATLQLVHNLLRPHILSEIGPMVERTGIGVIVRTPIEYGLLSGKYKVGAHFHAMDHRATRWTPEQFAALLQRVEGFRFLVRGKIASLAEAAVRYVLTSPLVSTVIPGIKTPAQIEEFVRASDPPYLGDGDLARVVTVQREG, encoded by the coding sequence GTGCGTTATCGCGTGCTAGGCAAGACCGGTCTGAGCGTCAGTGAAATCGGGTTTGGCGGCTGGTCCATCGGCGGTCGGGACTATGGGCCCACCTACGACCGCGAATCCGTGGCCGCGATTCAGCGGGCGCTGGATCTGGGCGTCACGTTCTTTGACACCGCGGACATGTACGGCGACGGCCGCAGTGAGCGGTTGTTCGGCGAAGTGTTGTCGGGCCTGGCTGGCAAGGTGGCGGTCGCGACCAAGGGCGGGTACGACGTGGCTCGGGGACTGGTCAAGGATTTCTCGCGCAAGCATCTTGAGGCCGCTGTGGCAGCCAGCCTCAAGCGCCTCAAAGTCGAGATCATCGATCTATACCAGCTGCACAATCCTTCCGTCGATCTCCTGAAGGGCGACGAGCTGTTTGCAGTGGTGGAGGACTTTCAGCGGCGCGGATTGGTCCGCCACTACGGTGTTTCGGTAAGCGACGCGGAATCCGCGCGGCTGGTGATGACGCGAGGGACCGCGGCCACGCTGCAATTAGTCCACAATCTCTTGCGGCCTCATATCCTTTCCGAGATCGGCCCCATGGTCGAGCGCACAGGCATTGGTGTGATCGTGCGGACGCCGATCGAGTACGGCCTTCTATCGGGTAAGTACAAGGTCGGCGCGCATTTTCACGCCATGGACCACCGCGCCACGCGGTGGACGCCGGAGCAGTTCGCTGCATTGCTTCAACGAGTCGAGGGATTCCGATTCCTGGTGCGCGGCAAGATTGCGAGCCTGGCGGAGGCGGCGGTGCGCTATGTGCTCACGTCGCCGCTGGTGTCCACGGTGATCCCGGGGATCAAGACGCCGGCACAGATCGAAGAATTCGTGCGCGCCAGTGATCCGCCGTACCTCGGCGACGGGGATCTGGCTCGCGTCGTTACGGTACAACGAGAGGGGTAG